The window GTTGGCATCTACGCCGTTCCAGCCTGCACGGGTTTCAGAGCCGCCTGAAGCTTGGATGAGCACGCCGCCCCAGTTCCAGATTTGTGGCGTGGCAGCACGAACAGTTGGACATTCTGCCTCCATTGCCAACACATCTTCGTATTTCAGGTACTCGCTGCTACGATTACGAACCCACCGGTTGTTTACGCGTTTGTACCACATACGGTACACGAAGAACTGATTTGCACCACCTAATTTCTGGGCATCTTGCCGGACAATTTCCTTGGCACCATCACCAATCGCTATCATTGCTAATACCGAAGCGACACCGATGATAATACCAAGCATGGTTAATAATGAACGCATTTTGTTACTACGAATCGCAGAGATTCCGACAGATACCGCCTCGACTATACGCATTTCATCCTCCAAACTATAGTGAAATCTTTGTATACTGATTTTCGATTGGATTTTTTGTTGTTGTATATTAGTAAAAAAGTGTTCTTTCTTCTTCAGTATTATGGATACGCTTTAAGCGCGAAAAGATTGTCTTAATTTTATAGGACTTGCACACTTCACAGGTAGATAAGGTTTGTAACCGCACCATAGGTGTTGATTTAGGGTTTTTCACGGTATTTTTTAGCAGCGTCTTAATAGATGCCGCCCCTACGGGGCTAAAGAATTTGGGCAAACGCGGTTCTACACAGATGTCGTCCCTACGGGACTAAAGAGGGTTTCTGGCGTGTCCAAAGTTTATGGATCAAACCCGGCGCAGTTGGAAACAGCACCTACCGGACCTGGACCTACAATGATTGTTTGCTCTAAAATTGACACCTATGACGATGTTTGTAACCGCACCGATCCAGAGAGGAAACGTTTATGTTGTCCAAGGACAAGGGTCTCGGCTTAATCTGTCATATTGCCTCTTCGCTCTTTTGGCGCAGCTTGTAGGTTTCCAAAACTTGCTGTTAAAAAGTGAGGTTATCGTTACTACAAAGGAGTTCCAAAATAGTTGCACTTTTTCTTATCGTCAAATGGGAGAGGTTTGTGGTAGAAGTCGTGGGTGCAGTTTTGGGAATTGCTCAAGTTGGCAAAGTGTTATTGAATTGCTGTGGTTAAGCATACCATGACGCTTGTGCGTTCCACATTTCGGCGTATAACCCGTTCATAGCAAGTAACTCTTCATGTGTGCCGTCTTCAACGAGTCGTCCTTCATCTAAAACGAGGATTCTATCGCAGAGGCGGGCGACCCCAAGCCGATGCGAAATGACAAGAGTGGTCCGCGATTCGTCTTTGGTGAGGAGTTCACGGATCATTTCAACTTCGGCGACTGGATCGATGGCAGCAGTGGGTTCATCAAACACGACGAATTGGCTCTGTCGGAAAAGTCCACGCGCAACGGCGAGGCGCAGCCATTCTCCACCAGACACATCGCGTCCACCGAATTCATGTCCGAGCCAAGTATCGAGTTCTTGTGAGAAAGTGGAACCTGCTCTGTCGAGTGTGCGCCGCATACGATTGTCGTCTTGCATGCGATTCAGGTCAGCGAAGCCAACGTTGTCTCTGACGGGCAGTAGGAACTTTGTGAAGTCTTGAAAGACAGCACTTGCTGTAGGTTTTTCAGAAGTTGTATCGTTCTGTGTCCTCTGTGAAAATGTGAGTGTCCCACTATCTGGTGCGTACAGACCGAGTAATATGTTTGCCAGTGTTGTCTTTCCTGCGCCATTTTTCCCGACGAGCGCGACGGTTTCGCCGGGCGCAATTTTTGCGGTAATCTCTTTGAGGGTCTGTGTCGCTGCGCGCGGGTATTGGAACGAGAGATCGTTCATGGCAACTGTCATCTCTCTCGCTTCTGCGGCGAGTAGGGGCATCCCTTGTGGTTGCCCCTGACCCTCCTGAGGTTTCTCCGTCGTATTAGAAACGCTTTCCTCTTTCGTAGATTGCGTTGTGAACAGTGTCGCCAGATCACGTAAGATGCCGCTCTGTTCGGCGAGATTTCCCATAGAGTGTGCCATATATGAGAGAAATCCTTGTAAGCCAGCGGCGGCGGCAATTAAGCCGGTGAAGATACCTGCGATTTTTTCAGGGTCTCCACTATGGGCAGTTCGGGCTGCGATGAAAACGATCACGCAGTATCCGAGGATAGAACTGAGGTTGGCGAGTGCGTTCCAAGCGGTTTTCCTTTTCAGGGATCCTATTTCCACCGTAGCGAGCGTCCGATATGCGTTTTCCCATTTTGAAAGTAGCCACTGTTGGAGTGTAAAGAGACGCACCTCTGGGCTGCTGACCCGTTGGTAAAGTCGGGCTGCCCACGCTGTCTGTGTTCGGTTAGGACGTGCTGCTGCGCGATCTCGTTCGAGTTCAAGCCTTGCAATGGGCTTCCTTGTGAAGAGAATGATGGCGGAACTGACGAGCAAAGCGATCATACACCATATATTACGACTTATAATGAGGGCCGCGCCCAACAGTCCGCACACGCCTGCAACACTATGGACATTTGCCAAAACACTCTGAAACCAGCTGACAACGCGATCACTGAAACCTTGGGTTGCCCGGCTAAGATTATCGTGAAAGTCAGCATCCAAAAAATGGAGGAGCGGTGTTTGTCCAGCTTGCCGCAGAAGATATTCCTGGAAATGTAGCACAGCTTTATTGGAGAACCACATCTGTGTTACACCGTTGAAAACATCGGTTAATATCTCCAAGATCATTAGTAGGAGATAAACCCCCATCCATAAAAAGAGTCCTTCAGCGTTTATTAACGCGTTTGTGAATCCGGCGATGATGATCGGCGAAAAACCGTGACATCCCGCGTTTATCAAACGGAGCAGAAGGATGACAAGGAGCGGAAATGGGGAAATCCGTATAAATTGCCAGATTAAGCGAAGAACCGCACGTCGCGGTAATGTGTTTGTGTTTTTCATTATTGATACCACTCACTTTGGGCTGCAAACATTTCAGCGTATTTTCCATTTTGCTGTAGGAGTTCAGCGGGATTTCCGATTTCTGCAATGTACCCGTTATCCAAAACAACAACGCGATCGGCAAGCCGTGTGGGTCCGAGTCGATGGGCGATGAGCAGGGCAGTTTTACCCTCTACTAATTCAACGAACTGTTGAAAAATTTCCAACTCAGCGAGCGGATCAAGGGCTGCCGTGGGTTCGTCAAAAATGACAAATTCGCCTCCTTCTTTAATCAGACTTCGGGCGATAGCGACGCGTTGCCATTCGCCACCGGAGAAATCTACACCCCCGAATTCGGGACCTAAAAACGTGTTTAGCGAGAACCTTTCTACTGGCAATCCGACTTGGGTTAAAATCGCCTCGGCATCCGCATCGGTGGCATCAATGCTGTCCAAAACCAGATTTTCTTGTAGGGTGGTCGGATAGCGTGCTGGATGCTGAAACACTGCGGTGCAAGCGCGTCGGAGGTCTTCAGATGGGATTGTGGCGGTATCTATACCGTCTATTGTGACGTGTCCTGTCGTTGGAGAACGTAAGCCTGCTAAGATGTGCGCTAAAGTCGTTTTTCCTGCGCCGTTTTCACCGACTATAGCGAGAATTTCGCCCGGATGAATATCAATGTTAATATCGGAGAGCGCGTCTGTGTTTGCCCCCGGGTAACGATACGCGACATCATGCAAACGGATACCCTCACGTATCGGGTGAGGATAGGGTGTACGTTTTGTAGGGGAATCTTCATCTTGGTCTCTTCCTAACAGATCGCGAAGGTCTTCTCCGTAACCAGCGTGTTGGACAAAACCAATGATGAAATGCTGCATGGAATTCATACCGGCAGTGATATTCCGAAGTGCGGTTAGCACCAAAGCGGCGAGTCCTGCTTCGGTCCTTCCCTGCGAAAGCGATGTAACGAGTAATGCCCCAGCGATGATGGCTACGAAAATAAACACTTGGAAGATACCTTGGGAGGCATTTTGAAAGTCGATACGCAAGCGTTCCCGAAGATATTGGGCGAGGATCGTCCGCCAGCGGTGGAGAAGGGTTTCGCCGATGGACCATAAACGGATTTCGGGGGCACTGCGTCGTCTTGTTAGAAGTTGGGCGTAGTAATCCGCGAGTCGTTTGTTGCGTGTATTTTCCACTTCAAAATGGCGTACGCGCGCCCCCATCCGAATTCCAAAAACTCGCAGCAATATTGCGCCGCTGATGATGATGGCGGGGATCCAAATTGAAATCAGTCCTAAAACAACGGTACTGGTGAGTAGGACTGGGATAAATTCAATAAGGCTCAGACCATTCTGCATCAATTGGACAACGCTCGAATCCCCTCTGGCAAGGACGCGATTGATAAGGTCATGCGATTCTTCGTCGTCAAACGCCTCCAGTGGCAGTTTGCCTGTCTTTTGCAAGGCAGCACGCTGCAAAGTGAAACCGGCTCTAATGCGGAGTTGTTCGCGCAGAAGTGGAAGGAGTGTCGAAATCGCCTGCTCTATGAAAAAGAGGAAACAGAGCGCGGTCAGCCATGGGACAGCACTGTTTATAAAGTCTGCATTGACGAGGGTGTTAACGGTTTCTCGTAGCACGAGGAGCTGGGCTGCGCCGGCACCTGCGTTGATGAGGACAAGAATTATCCACACTATAGCGATAAAAGGCGATGTTTTCAACACTCGTGCGAACAGCCAGAGTAGGTCCCGAAATGAAGGAGGGGTTAGTTTTACTTTGTCCGACATGGTTTTCTGTTCACCTCTAAATTTCCGTACGCCAATGGCAGGCAACACAGTGTTTGCCAGTGGTATCTCCTTGCGTTAATATTTTCTATTACACCTCAACACTCACAAACACAAGATATGCTGCAGACGAAAGAACAACGAAAAACAGAACCAACAAAAGCAAATCTATCGCCGCAGTGTTGAAATCACGACTGAGACTGATCGTATCTTCAAAGGTCGGAATTGATTCTGGACTGATAGGCTTCTTCGACATTCCCTCACGAACTCCAATAATATGGAGACTGTCAGGATCTGCTCTATCCATATCCACGACGAATTCTCGATATTCGCGTGCATAACGTTGTACATTCTCCAAAAATTGTTGATGTCGTTCAAACCCTGTCCCGACAAAAACTTCAAGAAGATGTTGGATAAGCGTAACAGGTGAGATACGGGTGACAGAACGTGCCAGTTGAATTTGGGCAATCTGTTGATTTAAATGTTCTTGGGACAAACGTTCGTCTTGTTCAGTACCTTTGGCGACATACTCACTATCTAACTGTATCTTTTTTTCTCGAAACCCACGCGTCTCTTGCAAAAGAGCAAAGTATTCATCCCTGAGTTCTCTGTGGTTCTGTCCGCCGCGTTTGTAGAATTCATCATAAGTCATTGGGTTTGAAAACCCACTTGCAATCAAAGCAACAGTACTCGGTATAAAAACGACGAAAGTACACCACGTCAATAGGAGTATCACAAGGCTCACCGCACTATTCCGCACAGATGACGAAACTAACAAACCTAACGTAAGAAACAGGCATAGGTACAAAATCGCAATAATGAAAATAATACATAAACGTATCCACGCGTCGGTGCCAAGGTGAATGTTGCTGGATATAGAAATTACCAATAGATTTATCAATATCGCGACCGTAAACGGTACGCCAATACTGACTAATCCGCCTAAAAATTTGCCAAACATTACAGTGTGGCGCGGCACTGAATTTGCCAACATCAATCGAAGCGTGCCGCGTTCGCGTTCGCCAGAAATAGAATCAAAGGTAAACAGAATCGCTATGAGACTCAAAACATAACCGATTACAAACCCCCAGTCTACTTTGATAGTTTCTGGACGAATATTTGATGAATTAGGAAACGCACCGGGATAATGCAGCGACCAGAAACCCCTTAAATTATTACTGATCCGAATGGAAGGGGTGCCGTAGACAAAATCTGACAAAAAGATGTCACCTCCTTCCGCACAAAAATAGAGTGGAGACGGCTTTTTGTAAAGATTCCCAGGTCCTTCTTGCGCAATGCTAAATAAATCTGTTCGAGATCTTAAGGTATCCAGAGATTTTGTGGTAGCATCGCGATATTTCTGCATACGCTCAGGATGCTCCTGGACATGGATCATCGCATTAATCAACATCAAAACGAAAAGCAACGCAGTCGTAAGTGCAAATCGGAG of the Candidatus Poribacteria bacterium genome contains:
- a CDS encoding ABC transporter ATP-binding protein, with amino-acid sequence MSDKVKLTPPSFRDLLWLFARVLKTSPFIAIVWIILVLINAGAGAAQLLVLRETVNTLVNADFINSAVPWLTALCFLFFIEQAISTLLPLLREQLRIRAGFTLQRAALQKTGKLPLEAFDDEESHDLINRVLARGDSSVVQLMQNGLSLIEFIPVLLTSTVVLGLISIWIPAIIISGAILLRVFGIRMGARVRHFEVENTRNKRLADYYAQLLTRRRSAPEIRLWSIGETLLHRWRTILAQYLRERLRIDFQNASQGIFQVFIFVAIIAGALLVTSLSQGRTEAGLAALVLTALRNITAGMNSMQHFIIGFVQHAGYGEDLRDLLGRDQDEDSPTKRTPYPHPIREGIRLHDVAYRYPGANTDALSDINIDIHPGEILAIVGENGAGKTTLAHILAGLRSPTTGHVTIDGIDTATIPSEDLRRACTAVFQHPARYPTTLQENLVLDSIDATDADAEAILTQVGLPVERFSLNTFLGPEFGGVDFSGGEWQRVAIARSLIKEGGEFVIFDEPTAALDPLAELEIFQQFVELVEGKTALLIAHRLGPTRLADRVVVLDNGYIAEIGNPAELLQQNGKYAEMFAAQSEWYQ
- a CDS encoding ABC transporter ATP-binding protein, translated to MKNTNTLPRRAVLRLIWQFIRISPFPLLVILLLRLINAGCHGFSPIIIAGFTNALINAEGLFLWMGVYLLLMILEILTDVFNGVTQMWFSNKAVLHFQEYLLRQAGQTPLLHFLDADFHDNLSRATQGFSDRVVSWFQSVLANVHSVAGVCGLLGAALIISRNIWCMIALLVSSAIILFTRKPIARLELERDRAAARPNRTQTAWAARLYQRVSSPEVRLFTLQQWLLSKWENAYRTLATVEIGSLKRKTAWNALANLSSILGYCVIVFIAARTAHSGDPEKIAGIFTGLIAAAAGLQGFLSYMAHSMGNLAEQSGILRDLATLFTTQSTKEESVSNTTEKPQEGQGQPQGMPLLAAEAREMTVAMNDLSFQYPRAATQTLKEITAKIAPGETVALVGKNGAGKTTLANILLGLYAPDSGTLTFSQRTQNDTTSEKPTASAVFQDFTKFLLPVRDNVGFADLNRMQDDNRMRRTLDRAGSTFSQELDTWLGHEFGGRDVSGGEWLRLAVARGLFRQSQFVVFDEPTAAIDPVAEVEMIRELLTKDESRTTLVISHRLGVARLCDRILVLDEGRLVEDGTHEELLAMNGLYAEMWNAQASWYA
- a CDS encoding ABC transporter permease subunit, whose translation is MIWHITKRELYDNLNSLRFALTTALLFVLMLINAMIHVQEHPERMQKYRDATTKSLDTLRSRTDLFSIAQEGPGNLYKKPSPLYFCAEGGDIFLSDFVYGTPSIRISNNLRGFWSLHYPGAFPNSSNIRPETIKVDWGFVIGYVLSLIAILFTFDSISGERERGTLRLMLANSVPRHTVMFGKFLGGLVSIGVPFTVAILINLLVISISSNIHLGTDAWIRLCIIFIIAILYLCLFLTLGLLVSSSVRNSAVSLVILLLTWCTFVVFIPSTVALIASGFSNPMTYDEFYKRGGQNHRELRDEYFALLQETRGFREKKIQLDSEYVAKGTEQDERLSQEHLNQQIAQIQLARSVTRISPVTLIQHLLEVFVGTGFERHQQFLENVQRYAREYREFVVDMDRADPDSLHIIGVREGMSKKPISPESIPTFEDTISLSRDFNTAAIDLLLLVLFFVVLSSAAYLVFVSVEV